One genomic window of Deinococcus deserti VCD115 includes the following:
- a CDS encoding ABC transporter substrate-binding protein → MLSPRFALTLGALLLSSLASATRYPLTVTDDLGRSVTLSKEPRRIVTMLPSHTETLVAIGAGDKLVAVDRFSNYPKTVVDKLPKVGSGFSPNIEAIVALKPDLVLANESTDSRLTEKLAAAGLTVYGGTAQTYNEVFEKISVLGRLTNREAGATRLVTSMRADLNELQRSVQKRPKVSTYYEVDPSPYSVGPNSFIGVLLQKAGGQTIIPARLGDFPKIDPELIVKADPQVMVGLNLDDARERPGWTGLQAVKASRVYKPTDEERDALSRPGPRLAVALRTLIRVLHPEALK, encoded by the coding sequence ATGCTTTCCCCCCGTTTTGCCTTGACCCTCGGTGCCCTGCTGCTCTCCAGCCTGGCTTCGGCCACCCGCTATCCCCTGACCGTGACCGATGATCTGGGCCGCAGCGTAACCCTATCCAAAGAACCCCGGCGCATCGTCACCATGCTGCCGTCACACACCGAAACGCTGGTGGCCATCGGCGCCGGCGACAAGCTGGTCGCCGTGGACCGCTTCAGCAACTACCCGAAAACGGTGGTGGACAAGCTGCCGAAAGTGGGCAGCGGGTTCTCGCCGAACATTGAGGCCATCGTGGCCCTCAAGCCGGATCTGGTGCTGGCCAACGAGTCCACCGATTCCCGCCTGACCGAGAAGCTGGCGGCCGCCGGCCTGACCGTGTACGGCGGCACTGCGCAGACCTACAACGAGGTCTTCGAGAAAATCAGTGTGCTGGGCCGCCTGACCAACCGTGAAGCTGGCGCCACCCGCCTGGTCACGTCCATGCGCGCCGACCTGAACGAGTTGCAGCGCAGCGTTCAGAAGCGGCCCAAGGTCAGCACCTACTACGAAGTGGACCCCAGTCCCTACAGCGTGGGCCCCAACTCTTTCATCGGCGTGCTGTTGCAGAAGGCGGGTGGCCAGACCATCATTCCGGCACGCCTGGGGGACTTTCCCAAGATCGACCCGGAACTGATTGTCAAAGCCGACCCGCAGGTGATGGTCGGACTGAACCTGGATGACGCCCGTGAACGCCCTGGCTGGACCGGTCTGCAGGCGGTCAAGGCCAGCCGGGTCTACAAACCCACCGACGAGGAACGTGACGCCCTGAGCCGCCCCGGCCCGCGTCTGGCTGTGGCCCTGCGCAC